Proteins encoded together in one Candidatus Tanganyikabacteria bacterium window:
- a CDS encoding DUF4388 domain-containing protein, with product MSGDLSYFRVEMLVRILEAIKLNAEVAIESQEKGHLYFLQGKVVGANTATDQGVPALTTISQWKIGTFSVRLAEDMNRHADLLQFTDNQAIFKHIHALAGQGAVAAAVAQGRVPAA from the coding sequence TTGTCGGGCGACCTGAGCTATTTCCGGGTCGAAATGCTCGTGCGCATTCTCGAAGCGATCAAGCTCAACGCCGAAGTCGCCATTGAGAGCCAGGAAAAAGGGCATCTGTATTTCCTGCAAGGGAAGGTCGTCGGTGCCAACACGGCGACCGACCAGGGCGTACCGGCCCTCACCACCATTTCGCAGTGGAAGATCGGCACGTTCTCGGTCCGGCTCGCCGAGGACATGAACCGTCACGCCGATCTCCTGCAATTCACGGACAACCAGGCGATCTTCAAGCACATCCACGCCCTCGCCGGCCAGGGTGCCGTCGCGGCCGCCGTGGCACAGGGCCGGGTGCCGGCAGCG